The segment GGACCTTCTACTGCGCCGTCAACTACTACGAGGAGAACGTCCACTCCCACGAGTGGCAGGAGTTCATCTCCGTCGAGATGACTCGCTGGTCCCGCGAGCAGTATCGGGACGCCTTCCGAGCGGCGGGTCTGTCGGTCGCGGCCCAGGACAACATTCCGGATCGCGAGATCACGATCCCGGCCGAAGCCGAGTTCCCGATCGACGACTGGGACACTCGAGACGCGATGGTCGAACGCTATCGAGAGTACGGCACCCTCCTCACCGTCGGCGTCGCACTCTGAACGTCTCGAACCCCTCTATTTCCACTCGAGATCGTGTCAGCCCGCACAAATCGGGAGCAAACGATCGAACGCTATCCTTTCGGGATGCGGTCGCTCGAGTCGAAATGGTCCCCTTTTCCAGCGTGAAACGATCCTCTATTCCCAACGTGTGATTGGTCACTCCTCGAATCGCTCGCCCGCCGGAATCGTCACCTCGAGCCAGTTCTCCTCGGGCGGGAGCGGACAGTCGAACGTCTCGCTGTAGGCACAAAACGGCGTGTACGCCAGGTTCAGATCGAGGACGACATCCTCGCCGTCCTCGAGGTCGCGATCCGGCGACAGTTCCATGTACCGTCCCCCCTCGTACGTCTGCTGGCCAGTCGTCTTGTCTCGAAACGGGATAAAAAGCGGCTCTTCTTCGGGCCGCTCCATCTGGTAGGCCGCCAGTTCGTAGCTCCCGTCGGACAGCTCCGGGTCGTCTCGCTCGAGGTCGAACGAGAGCGTTGCGACTCGGAGGTATCTGACCTCTCTCCCCGTCGTCGTGTCCATCGTCACCGGGTCGGGATCGTCGTGGACCGACACGGTCGCGTGAACTCGATAATCGGCGTCCGGATCGAAGTACTCGAGCCCGGAGAACGCCTCGCGCTCTTCCGGCGGGATTGGCGACTGGGGATGCTCGGCGAAGAACTCGTCTTTCTCGTCGCGTTTGTCCTCGAGTTCCGCTCGCCACGTGTCGACGTCGAACGAATTGCTCATAGGAATCGTACCGGCCGCGGACTCGAGTGGGTTGTGGTTTCGAAGTCGGATGCGGTTCGAAAGCGACCGACGAATCGATCGCTACTCGGCGATCGTGAGGATACCGTTTTTCACCGAGATGTCGCTCGCGTCGGCCGGCAGTTCGAACTCGAACTGCTCGTCGTCGGTGACGACGATCACCGTGTCGTCGATCACGTCGACCGTGATGTCGCCTGCCCCAACGCCGAAATCGACCGCGATTACCGCGCTGTCGTCGTAGTCGTAGGTCCGAACGGTGGCACCGTGTCGGTCGACGTCTCGCAGTTGTTTTGGGACTCTCATACCATGCCTAGGCGTCCGAGACGTGTAAGCCCCACGCTGGCAGTATCACCCTCCGATTTCTCGGCTCGTTGACTCTCACTACAGGGGGTTTCTGTATCGTTCAGCGGGCGAGTGTTTATACCGGAAGCCGCGCCTATCGAGGTCCGTCAACGATATGGACGACCGACGATGAATACGGACACCATGACGAACTGGCGCTCGGTGTTCGGTCACCCGACCCCCTACGACGAGCAGGTCGACGGCATCGAGTCCGCCATCGAAACCGCTCGAGACGGTGGCTACACCGTGATCGAGGGGGCCTGTGGCACCGGCAAGACGATGATCGCGCTCACGGCGGGGATCGATCTGGTCCGCGACCCCGACAGCGACTACGAGCGCGTGTTCGTCCTCACGAGCGTCAAACAACAGCTCCACCAGTTCGAGGAGGACCTCGAGACGATAAACGAGAACTTGCCCAGCGACTGGGATCCGGTCTCCGGACTCACCCTCGTCGGGAAGGCCGACGTCTGTCCGTACAACCGTGAGGGAAAGGGAGGTATCGACGACGGAAACGTCTACGACCGCTGTGAGTCGCTCCGGGACCGAACGCGAGCGCTGACCGGCGAGGGCGGGTCCACGACGGCCGGGGCCCTCGCCTCGCGCGCACGGAGTCAACAGATCGGACTCGCCGACAGCGGGTCTCGCGGCGGATCGGCGAACTTCCTCGAGACCGCCGGTGAAGCGACGCCGTACCCGCCGGACATGCCCGAGTACGACGACGGCGGCCCGGCCGGGAGCGAAGTCGAGTACTGCCCGTTCTACGCCCAGTACCTCGAGGATCTTCCAGAGGACGGCAGCGACGGTGACGCCGCCGAGGCGGTCCCATTCGATTTCACCGAAACCGGACTCGTGACGCCTGAGGATTTAGTCGGGCTCTCGGCCAGTCGCGGAACCTGTCCGCACTCGGTGATGGGTGCCGTGCTCGGCCACGTCGAGGTCGTCATCGGGAACTACTACCACGCGTTCGACCCGACGACCACCTCGTCGTTTACCGGTGCGCTGCTCGACGACTCGACGTTCGTCGTCTGCGACGAAGCGCATATGTTAGAGCCCCGCGTTCGCAACCTCGTGAGCGACGGGGTCGCCGACCGGACGCTGCGAGACGCGGAGACGGAACTCTCGCGCGTGATCCAGCCGGTTCGCCAGGAACGACAGGGGAGGCGGGCGGAGGGCGGGTCCAAGACGGCGGACGCCGACCTCGTGCGCGGCGAACTCGCCGACAGCGATGTCTCCTACGAGGAACTCGAGCGGACCCTCGAGTTCGTTCAGGATCTGCGGGGCGAACTCGACCGTCGCGTCGAGGCTCACCTCGACAGAGAGTACGGGAACTGGAAGGCGGATCTAACGCAACTCGAGGACGACGAAATCCCGCTTCGAGACCCCGCCACGCCGTCAGAGGACGAACTGAGCGAGTGGGCGTCTCGGGCGGGCTACAGCGACGCGGTGTGGGTTCGCGCGGAGGCGGTCGGCGCGGTCGTCGAACGGATCTTGAACAGCGCGGAAGACGAGGAGCGCACCCGTTCGATGCCCGCCGCCGGCCGCCTCCTCGGCGAGTGGTACCGTCGCGGCCACACCGAGTACTTCAGGGAAATCGAACTCGAGCGGACGTGGAACGAGATGGAGCCCCAGGATTCCTGGCGGCGGGCCTACACCGCCCGGCTCGCCCTGCACAATTGCGTCCCGAGCGACGCCATCGGCTCGCAGCTCTCATCGTTCGGCGGCGGCGTCCTCATGAGCGCGACCCTCGAGCCGATGGACGCGTTTACGGAGGTGACGGGCCTCCAGTACCTCGAACGCGAGGAGGACCGCCCGGTGGCGACGCGCCAGTACGGCTTGCATTTCCCGGCGGAAAACCGCGAGAGCTTCGCGGTCGCCGCGCCGAAGTTCACCTACGAGAACAGGGGTCGACCCGGCGAGGAGAACCCGACGCGCAGAAGCTACGTCGACGCGCTCGAGCGCGTCGCCGAACTGCCGGGGAACGTCCTCGTCGGGATGCCGAGTTACGCCGAGGCCGAGTGGGCGGCGGGGGCGCTCGAGGACCGAATCGACAAGCCCGTCCTGCTCGACGCCTCGAGCAGCGACGACACCACGCAGTCGCTGAAAGACGAGTTCTTCGCGGGCGACGGGAAGGTGCTGGTGACGAGCCTGCGGGGAACGCTCACCGAGGGCGTCGACTACCGCGGCGACCGACTGTCAGCCGCGGTCGTCTGTGGCGTCCCCATCGTCAACACCTCGAGCCCCCGGACGAAGGCCGTTCGCCGCGCTTACGACGACGAGTTCGGCGACGGGTTCGAGTACGCGCTGACCGTCCCCGCCGTGCGGAAAGCCCGGCAGGCGATCGGTCGGGTCGTTCGAAGTCCCGAGGACGTCGGCGTTCGCGTCCTGCTCGACGAGCGCTACGCCCGCGACAGCTGGGATTCGGTCCGTCCCTATCTCGCCGCAGACGCGGAGTTCCAGTCGGTGAGCCCCGACATGCTCGAGTTCGGTCTCGACCGGTTTCGGTCGCGCCTCGAGCAGTAGGCGTTCGATCGGTAAGCACCGCATTCGGCCAAGCCGGACCTCGAGAACGCTATCGCATTAGCTCGCTGTCCCTGCCGGAGTGTCCGTCCGTTCCGTTTCGGTCGTGGCGGTTCTCCCGAACCGATGTCCGATTGTGAACAGCGGAACGCCGAGCAGTGCCGTTATGAGGAATATTCCCGCGAACATCGTCGAGGAGATAATCGCGATCCCGATCTGCGGGACGAGCGCCAATCCTGCCACTATCGGCCCCAGCGCGGCGACGAATGGGAACAGGAAGCGAGCAGGATGTTTCGCGCCGGAGAGCACGCCGAACGGCAGGAAGATCAGCGGACCGGCGAAGAACACGAGCTTCGCGCTCAGTGGCGCACCGACAATAAGTGCACCCGTCCACGCGACGACTGCGACCGCGGCGATTCTCGAGACGTTCCTGTCGGTGTTCGCGCCCACGAAATCCGCAAGCAGCGCGGTGACGGCCGTCAGGAACGTCTGCGGTGCGAGAGTGATTCCGACGGTTGCGAGCACGGTCCAGAAATCGCCGGCGATGACGCCTGTGAGACCGGTGAATGCAACGTAGAGGCCGGTCCCGACACCCACCCATCGCGTCGTCGTTCGCCCTCGAGCAAGCGATCGTGGGAGCCGGTTGCCGACCAGAAGCAATCCGGCCGCGGCGAGGCCGAGGAGTCCCGTCGGAAGCTGCGCGAACTCCCGCAGTTCCGACTCGATCAGTCCGAACGAGTGGACCTCGAGCGCGCCGCTCGTGGCCGCCTTCGAGACGAGGCCGTCGTCGGGGGCGAACGCGACGGTCGGCTCTCGACCGAGTTCGGGGCCCTCGTACTCCTGATCGCTCTCGGACGTCCAGGTCGCTCGATTCTCCGCGATCGTCCCGCCGGGCGGCGCGTGCGTAACCGTGGTTCCGGACGGGCCCGTGATCGTGAACGTGTCCGCGTTGACGTACACGTCGGTCGTCGGCGGGGACTGGGTGAACTCGTCGAACACGATCACGCCGCCGGGGTACTGGTGGGTGGAATCATCGACGGCGAACGCGACCGTGAGGGTGCGGTCCTCGAGCGTCGTCGAGAGGTTTTCGACCTCGTCCCCGACGATCCCGGAGTGGGAATACGTCCGAGTGACGGCGCGCTCGAGGGCCGTCCGGTTCTCCTCGAACTGGGCCGCAGCGGTTCGGTTCAGGGTGGCGGTGGCGCGCCACTCACTGTTTCCGTCGGCGTCGACTCGGATCTCGAGGTCACTTTCACCGACACTCGTGTTGACGCCGTTTTGCTCGGCTGCCCACTCGAAGTCGTCCCCACAGATCCCGCAGACGCCTTCCGGCGGCGGCGCTGGCGAACCGATCGGGACGAACGCGACCGTGAAGAGGAGGACCACGGCGATACCGAGGACCACGCGTGGAGGGCGCATGATCGACGATATCTATCTCACGTGTCAAATAATTACCGTACCGACCGACACTCCGGTCCACCAGAGGACATACCGACGAACGGTGGCTACCGGATTATCGTCGTCGATCCGGACGCCGAATCGCTCATCTCCGCGTACAACGAGTACAGGAGGACGGCGAAGCCAAACGCCGTAAACGAGTTCTGGACGGCGACGCCCAGGGCGACGTTCCCCTCGAGCGAGTGGATGAGTCCGCCGAGGATCGAGCCGATGATAATGCAACAAAAGCCGATCGTAACGGCTCGAAGCGCCGGTGCGCCGGTCCGTCTGTACGCGCGAAGGGCGAGCGCCGCCACGGCACCGCCGGTGAGCAGCGTCGCGGTGTTCGCGACCGTGATGATTGCCGTGTATTCGTCCATGTCTCGAGTCGTCGAGTGATGTGGCCGCCGGGTCCAGAGCGAAACTGGTGAAAGAGTCCCGTGACGAGCGGCGGATCTGCGGGAATCGATCTGTGGTGGCCGTCTCAGGTGTCGTCCGAACGCGTCTTCGGAACCGCCGTGTTGAGTCGCGCAAGCGGCCGGGAGACGGGGTCGGGTTTTCGCTGTGTGAAAGAAACTGAATCGGTTACTCTCTTGAGTAATGGGTTCGGTTCTCAGCAGCAAAGAATTGAACCGAATATGTTCGCACTGGACGTTCGCTACGGCGACCGTTCGACGAGTCGGGCGTCTTCGGGAGCGAACCCGACGGTCAGTTCCTCGGCGGGCGCCTCCTCGAGCAGCAGAACGACCGGCATCCCGTTCCACCGGCCGTGAACGCGAACGACCGGGCCGAGGAATTCGCTGGTTTCGACGGTCACCGGGAACCGGTTGGTCGACGCCGTCCGCGAGAGGTGTTCCGGTCGAATACAGATCGTCACGCGATCGCCGACGGACGGCTGGCAGGGGTCGCCCGATCGCTCGGGGCCGCGTTCGTCCGTTCGCTCGAGGCCGCGTTCGCCCGACCGCTCGAGGTTACGTTCGCCCTCGAGCGCCGACATTCGAAACGTTCGGTCGGCGATTTCCACCCGCGTCTCCTCGGCGTTCGACTCGAGCACCCTGGCTTCGAAGACGTTGTTGTCGCCGACGAACTCGGCGACGAACCGGCTCGCCGGGTCGCGATAGACCGTCTCCGGCGGCCCGACCTGTTCGACCGCGCCGTCGTTCATCACGGCGACGCGGTCGGAGACGGCGAGCGCCTCTTCCTGATCGTGTGTCACGTAGACGGTCGTGATCTCGAGTCGCTCCTGGATTCGCTTGAGCTGTCGACGGAGCGATTCCCGAAGGCGGGCGTCGAGCGCGCTCATCGGTTCGTCGAGCAGGAGCACGCTGGGCTCGGGGGCGAGTGCGCGAGCGAGCGCGACGCGCTGTTGCTGACCGCCGGAGAGCTGTTCCGGCTCCCGATCGCCCATTCCCTCGAGATTGACCAGTTCGAGCAACTCCTCGATGCGCTGTTCGCTCGATGGACTCTCCTCCGACTCGAGAAACTGCAGGCCGTAGCCGACGTTTTCGGCGACGGTCATGTGCGAGAAGAGCGCGTAGTTCTGGAAGACGACGCCGACATCGCGGTTTTCGGGCTTGGTTCCAGTCGCGGGCGCGCCGTCGAACGAAACCGTTCCCGTCGTCGGCTCCTCGAAGCCCGCGATGGTCCGGAGCGTCGTCGTCTTTCCGCAGCCGGAGGGGCCGACGAGGGTGAAGAACTCCCCGTCCCGAACGCGGAGGTCGACCGACTCGAGCGCCGCGGTCCCGTCCTCGCTCGAGCCGTATCGCTTCGAGACGGACTCGAGGCGGAGTTCGGTCACCGTTCGAACCTCCCGCCGACGCGGTCGATGACGACGAAACTCGAGGCGGTGACGAAAAGCAGGATCGTCCCCATCGCGATGGCGGGGCCGGACCGCCGCCCAAGATACCGCTCGAGTGCGACTGGCATGGTATAGGCGTCGGTTCCGCCCGCCAAAATCACCGTCGAAGAGAACTCGCCGATCGAGATGGCAAAGGCGAACGCCGCGCCGGCGACGATCCCGCTCGCGATCAGCGGCACTTCGATGTCGAGTACGGCGCGGATTCTCGAGGCGCCGAGCGCGCGGGCCGACTCGACGACCTTCGGGTCGAGGTTCGACAGCAGCGGGGAGACGTTCCGCGTCACGAACGGGTAGGCGGCGACCGCGTGGGCGACGACGATCGCGACTGGCCCCGTCACTTCGAACTGCCAGCCGTAGGGGAGCTCGATTCCGAAGACGAGGCCCTGGAGGAGCCCGATTCCGACGACGACGCCGCTGACGGCCAGGGGCACCATCGCGAGGGTTTCGACGATCGTTCCGCTCCGCCCCGCTCGAGTCGTTAGCACGCTCACGACGACGCCCATCGGCACGGCGAGCGCCAGCGTCCCGACGCCGAAAAGCAGCGAGTTTCGAATCGCCGGAAACGGCCGCGTCTGGAACGCCGCCCCGTCTAGCTGTCGCTCGAGCAGGAACGAGAAGTGCC is part of the Halostagnicola kamekurae genome and harbors:
- a CDS encoding DUF1684 domain-containing protein; the protein is MSNSFDVDTWRAELEDKRDEKDEFFAEHPQSPIPPEEREAFSGLEYFDPDADYRVHATVSVHDDPDPVTMDTTTGREVRYLRVATLSFDLERDDPELSDGSYELAAYQMERPEEEPLFIPFRDKTTGQQTYEGGRYMELSPDRDLEDGEDVVLDLNLAYTPFCAYSETFDCPLPPEENWLEVTIPAGERFEE
- a CDS encoding DUF7127 family protein → MRVPKQLRDVDRHGATVRTYDYDDSAVIAVDFGVGAGDITVDVIDDTVIVVTDDEQFEFELPADASDISVKNGILTIAE
- a CDS encoding ATP-dependent DNA helicase, with amino-acid sequence MTNWRSVFGHPTPYDEQVDGIESAIETARDGGYTVIEGACGTGKTMIALTAGIDLVRDPDSDYERVFVLTSVKQQLHQFEEDLETINENLPSDWDPVSGLTLVGKADVCPYNREGKGGIDDGNVYDRCESLRDRTRALTGEGGSTTAGALASRARSQQIGLADSGSRGGSANFLETAGEATPYPPDMPEYDDGGPAGSEVEYCPFYAQYLEDLPEDGSDGDAAEAVPFDFTETGLVTPEDLVGLSASRGTCPHSVMGAVLGHVEVVIGNYYHAFDPTTTSSFTGALLDDSTFVVCDEAHMLEPRVRNLVSDGVADRTLRDAETELSRVIQPVRQERQGRRAEGGSKTADADLVRGELADSDVSYEELERTLEFVQDLRGELDRRVEAHLDREYGNWKADLTQLEDDEIPLRDPATPSEDELSEWASRAGYSDAVWVRAEAVGAVVERILNSAEDEERTRSMPAAGRLLGEWYRRGHTEYFREIELERTWNEMEPQDSWRRAYTARLALHNCVPSDAIGSQLSSFGGGVLMSATLEPMDAFTEVTGLQYLEREEDRPVATRQYGLHFPAENRESFAVAAPKFTYENRGRPGEENPTRRSYVDALERVAELPGNVLVGMPSYAEAEWAAGALEDRIDKPVLLDASSSDDTTQSLKDEFFAGDGKVLVTSLRGTLTEGVDYRGDRLSAAVVCGVPIVNTSSPRTKAVRRAYDDEFGDGFEYALTVPAVRKARQAIGRVVRSPEDVGVRVLLDERYARDSWDSVRPYLAADAEFQSVSPDMLEFGLDRFRSRLEQ
- a CDS encoding DUF7521 family protein, coding for MDEYTAIITVANTATLLTGGAVAALALRAYRRTGAPALRAVTIGFCCIIIGSILGGLIHSLEGNVALGVAVQNSFTAFGFAVLLYSLYAEMSDSASGSTTIIR
- a CDS encoding ABC transporter ATP-binding protein; this encodes MTELRLESVSKRYGSSEDGTAALESVDLRVRDGEFFTLVGPSGCGKTTTLRTIAGFEEPTTGTVSFDGAPATGTKPENRDVGVVFQNYALFSHMTVAENVGYGLQFLESEESPSSEQRIEELLELVNLEGMGDREPEQLSGGQQQRVALARALAPEPSVLLLDEPMSALDARLRESLRRQLKRIQERLEITTVYVTHDQEEALAVSDRVAVMNDGAVEQVGPPETVYRDPASRFVAEFVGDNNVFEARVLESNAEETRVEIADRTFRMSALEGERNLERSGERGLERTDERGPERSGDPCQPSVGDRVTICIRPEHLSRTASTNRFPVTVETSEFLGPVVRVHGRWNGMPVVLLLEEAPAEELTVGFAPEDARLVERSP